The genomic interval CTTACAACATCTTCAATCGTTCCACCATGATCTAAATGAATGACGATCGGCACCTTGGCATTATGAGCTGCTTCTCTGCAGTAGGCTGCAAAGTGATCGGTCATTAAATTGATTTCATTAGGGTGAATTTGCAGAATTGCTGGTGAGTTTTCAGCCTCGGCTGTTTCAATGACAGCTTTTACAAATTCACTATTTGCGATATTAAAGGACCCAACAGCAAATCTCTCTCTAACAGCTACACTTAATAATTCTTTCATCGTTGTAAGCATTTACATTACCTCCTGAATTTGGACAATCAATTTTTTGTGAAACGTTACCTCTGAAATCCTCTTTGACATGGACGACAATTTACCCTACTAGCTCTATCTGCAAAACCTAAGGAGAACGTGCAACCTCTAAAAATTGTTTCATGTTTTCTTCTCTTTCTACAGTGATTTCCCTTCTGATTGGGATAATTGAATATAATCCTTTACTAACTCTTTTCCGGCAGATACTGTTCGATGAATCATCTCAAAATAATCTAGACTACCTTCGTCTTTTAAGCTTTCTTGAATACTATGAATCTGTGCTTTCATAAAATCTGAACCAACATTAATCTTATTAATGCCAAGTTCAATCGATTTTTTGATATTTTCCTCTCCACAGCCAGACCCGCCATGTAAAACAAGAGGCATGTTTGTTTCCTGTTTAATTTTTTCTAAGATATCAAAACGGAATTCAGGAAAGTAGCCTTCTGGATAATCGCCATGACTGGAGCCAAAGGAAATGGCTAACGCGTCTATCCCTGTTTCTTTGGCAAAATAGATCGCTAGTTCCGGATCGGTATACATTTCATCATCGGTCATATGATTTCCAGCCACGGAACCGATATTGCCAATTTCTCCTTCTACACTGGCGTCATAGGTTTGGGCAAATTCGACCATATTGCGTGTAATTTCGATATTCCGCTCGATCGGATATGCGGAAGCATCCATCATCACACTCGAAAACCCATCTCTTAAGCATCTTTTGACAAACCCTATATCCTGTCCATGGTCCAGGTTAATAGCTACCTCCACACTTGCAGCATTCGCCATCTCGATAATTGGTTGAGTGAGAAGCTTGCTTCCTAAGTGAGCCATCAAATGATCTTGTAATAGGTCAATAATGATTGGTGCTCTCAATTCCTGAGCTGCGTCAATCACTGCTTTAGCGGTCTCTAAGTTAAAACAATTGATAGCCATTACTGCATATTTGCCTTTATTGGCGCGTTCCAGCATGCCTTTCATCGAAACATATATCGTAATCACTTCCAATCTATTAAAATGAGATTTTTATATCTGATAAATCCATTTCTTCTTCTTCAGTCGTATCCACTGCATTTTCGACAGGCTCCTTCTTCCATAAAAACAGCATGACTCCAGTAATCATTGATCCAATCAGTAAAGCTAAACAGAATAATAGAGGATGATTCATTGCTGGCACGATAAACATACCGCCTGAAGGAACAGGTGAGCCAACTCCCCACATCATCGAGAATCCTCCTCCGATTGCTGCACCAGTCGTACAAGAGACGACTACTCTCACAATGTCTACAGCTGCAATCGGGATAACACCTTCGGTAATCATACAAACTCCCATTGGAAACGCGATTTTAATATTATCCTCTTCTGATTTGGTATATTTCTTTTTACGAAATGCTTTTGCCATAACCCATGAGAGTGCTACCCCAAATGGAGGAACCATGCTGGCTAAAATTTTGACTGCTTCAGGTTCATAAATTCCCTCTAGTAAAAGTCCATCGGCAAAAAGAGAAGCAGTTTTATTGACCGGACCACCGAAATCGAATGCTGCCATTCCTCCCAAAATGGCTCCAAATACAAATCTCATCGATCCTTGCATGCTTGTTAAAAAGGATGTTAGCCCATCTGTTGCCCATACAATTGGCACCCCTAAGACAAAGAACATCAATAGACCGATAACCAAACTGGATAGTAAGGGAATGATCATCATCGGCATTAAGCCTTCTGCCCATTTTGGTACTTTTAAATTGTTTTTAAGAAATAAAACAAAATAACCGACAATAAATCCACCTAACATTCCGCCTAAAAATCCAGCACCGATTGCATTCGCAATTAAACCCATTAATAGGCCGGGGGCTATCCCTGGACGATCAGCTATGGAGTAGGCAATGGCACCAGCGATAACAGGAGCGAGTAATCCCATCCCTAACACACCTAAAGAGACAAGAGCTGATGGAATCGAATAGGCTTCCTTATAATTTTCAATAACAGTTCCACCAGTTAAATTACCAATTGCAATTAAAAGTCCTGACGCAACAACAAGTGGCAGCATAAAGGATATAGCAGTTAAAGCATGCTTCTTAATTTGAAGTTTTTTTAACATATAATTGCCCTCCTTTTACAGTACGTTCAGCATCCTCTTTCCAGTTAATTTCCAGTTCATTGATATTTTCATAAATTGCTAGATTAGATAGTGGAGCTAGCCCTCACTATCTGACTAGTCTTTTACTATAATAAATCTAAAAATTCTGACTCATTATTACAGAATTATTGTTTTAAATTTAATTCTTCTTCAATCTTTTTATATAATTGCTTCGGTGCCTTTATCGCTATATTGGTTGGAATTTCGATTATTTTCTTTCCTTT from Metabacillus sediminilitoris carries:
- a CDS encoding PTS fructose transporter subunit IIC produces the protein MLKKLQIKKHALTAISFMLPLVVASGLLIAIGNLTGGTVIENYKEAYSIPSALVSLGVLGMGLLAPVIAGAIAYSIADRPGIAPGLLMGLIANAIGAGFLGGMLGGFIVGYFVLFLKNNLKVPKWAEGLMPMMIIPLLSSLVIGLLMFFVLGVPIVWATDGLTSFLTSMQGSMRFVFGAILGGMAAFDFGGPVNKTASLFADGLLLEGIYEPEAVKILASMVPPFGVALSWVMAKAFRKKKYTKSEEDNIKIAFPMGVCMITEGVIPIAAVDIVRVVVSCTTGAAIGGGFSMMWGVGSPVPSGGMFIVPAMNHPLLFCLALLIGSMITGVMLFLWKKEPVENAVDTTEEEEMDLSDIKISF
- a CDS encoding class II fructose-bisphosphate aldolase, whose amino-acid sequence is MYVSMKGMLERANKGKYAVMAINCFNLETAKAVIDAAQELRAPIIIDLLQDHLMAHLGSKLLTQPIIEMANAASVEVAINLDHGQDIGFVKRCLRDGFSSVMMDASAYPIERNIEITRNMVEFAQTYDASVEGEIGNIGSVAGNHMTDDEMYTDPELAIYFAKETGIDALAISFGSSHGDYPEGYFPEFRFDILEKIKQETNMPLVLHGGSGCGEENIKKSIELGINKINVGSDFMKAQIHSIQESLKDEGSLDYFEMIHRTVSAGKELVKDYIQLSQSEGKSL